Proteins from a genomic interval of Lolium perenne isolate Kyuss_39 chromosome 1, Kyuss_2.0, whole genome shotgun sequence:
- the LOC127312907 gene encoding uncharacterized protein — MESAVSTTDRQHVDCYRRKNTLMLATLMASAAYAVGFNPPGGVWQDMAGHLPGDPIMRSTHYRRYLVFFYFNAAAFTLSLMVVVLTLILNARLKKSGRRFDLPLRLLMGTAALAFIAAYGTGACWDKFRVVAFFVFLAILVLNIMLHSLMFGLWGDDEEDEIEKNLGKLMAPLSMFALTISYVGGLSTPGGFWDSAEGGHRPGDAILRSKLLHLFFYFNTGQFASSLFGVFLVMCSGLQVKFAAFFMKVWLLGLIVAYTVGSSRGRHTSVTVICSLFAAVGAYVILYVAIRGCFSGLFEKLGGRFSCLFEKAQDNEGTVSTSANDGTAGSRDDLKAVAERQRRRASSLVQLLAGLAVSVTYQAGMYPPGGVWQDRHKAGDPILLTTNPTRYKAFFYCNSVAFVASLLAILLGQKSYLSEHHALQATMILDLLSLVVAYAIGSCRDQISSMYAVGIAGAAVVYVVVHIQYFTLGLGSADKDDDDAATSAMVDKKGGQFILFAILVASITYQAGLTPPGGFLLQEDIRCGHHAGDPVLLCNNPVRYKVFFYCNSVSFMMSTVLLLLLVNPNLYRPAIRSHALSLCSGVSFVCLVGAFAAGSTRHLKTSISIVVLAAATFLLCLPILLTVYCCLPSRTGRLVTDNALKTAGKPGDNKPVYLMTLAILVGSAAYQAGLDPPGGSWQSSGDGHDAGHPAMHDNRRNRYLAFLYGNTTSFVASISISSSCCCSAGRSRIAPG; from the exons ATGGAATCAGCCGTGTCTACCACCGACCGTCAACATGTTGACTGCTACAGGAGAAAGAACACCCTGATGCTCGCCACGCTCATGGCGAGCGCGGCGTATGCAGTGGGGTTCAACCCTCCGGGTGGTGTCTGGCAAGACATGGCCGGACACCTCCCCGGCGACCCAATCATGCGCTCCACCCACTACCGCCGGTACCTTGTTTTCTTCTACTTCAACGCTGCCGCATTCACATTGTCGCTAATGGTGGTTGTCCTCACCCTGATCCTCAACGCCCGCCTCAAGAAAAGCGGGCGCAGGTTCGACCTGCCGCTGCGGCTTCTCATGGGGACGGCGGCGTTGGCTTTCATCGCGGCATATGGTACAGGGGCTTGCTGGGACAAATTCAGGGTCGTTGCCTTCTTCGTATTTCTGGCCATTctcgtgctcaacatcatgttgcATTCTTTAATGTTCGGGCTATGGGGTGATGATGAGGAGGACGAGATTGAAAAGAATCTCGGCAAGCTTATGGCGCCGCTATCAATGTTCGCGCTGACCATCTCCTACGTGGGTGGGCTGAGCACACCGGGTGGCTTCTGGGACAGCGCCGAGGGCGGCCACCGTCCAGGCGACGCCATTCTGCGCAGCAAACTCCTGCACCTGTTCTTCTACTTCAACACCGGGCAATTTGCTTCCTCCCTATTCGGCGTCTTCCTCGTTATGTGCAGCGGACTGCAAGTTAAGTTTGCGGCGTTTTTCATGAAGGTTTGGCTTCTTGGCCTCATCGTGGCGTACACCGTCGGCAGTAGCAGGGGCCGCCACACGTCCGTCACTGTGATCTGCAGCCTATTTGCGGCTGTCGGGGCCTACGTCATATTATATGTGGCTATTCGTGGGTGCTTCTCTGGCTTGTTTGAGAAACTCGGTGGGCGCTTCTCTTGTTTGTTTGAGAAAGCTCAAGATAATGAAGGCACCGTCAGCACAAGTGCAAATGATGGCACCGCCGGCAGCAG AGATGATTTGAAGGCCGTCGCAGAAAGGCAACGTCGCCGGGCATCCTCTCTCGTGCAACTGCTCGCTGGCCTTGCGGTGTCTGTCACTTACCAAGCTGGAATGTATCCGCCCGGAGGTGTCTGGCAGGACAGACACAAGGCCGGTGACCCGATCCTCCTCACGACCAACCCCACTAGGTACAAAGCTTTCTTCTACTGCAATTCGGTTGCCTTCGTGGCCTCGTTGCTTGCCATCTTGCTTGGCCAGAAAAGCTACCTGAGTGAGCACCACGCGTTGCAAGCGACCATGATACTGGACTTGCTCAGCCTCGTGGTTGCGTATGCAATCGGGAGCTGCCGGGATCAGATCTCCTCCATGTATGCGGTGGGCATAGCGGGTGCCGCGGTGGTCTACGTGGTCGTCCACATTCAGTATTTCACGCTGGGGCTGGGCAGTGCGGACAAGGATGATGACGATGCTGCGACCAGTGCGATGGTGGACAAGAAGGGAGGGCAGTTCATCCTGTTCGCAATTCTGGTGGCCAGCATCACCTACCAGGCCGGCTTGACCCCGCCCGGTGGCTTCTTGCTCCAGGAGGACATCcggtgcgggcatcacgccggcgACCCGGTTCTCCTGTGCAACAATCCAGTCCGCTACAAGGTCTTCTTCTACTGCAACTCGGTGAGCTTCATGATGTCCACCGTCCTCCTCTTGCTCCTCGTCAACCCCAATCTGTACAGGCCAGCCATACGAAGCCATGCCTTATCTCTCTGCTCCGGTGTGAGCTTCGTCTGTCTCGTTGGTGCCTTTGCTGCCGGAAGCACGCGACATCTGAAAACATCCATCTCCATCGTTGTGTTAGCGGCTGCGACCTTCCTCTTATGCCTACCCATCCTGCTCACCGTATACTGCTGTTTGCCGTCCCGGACCGGGCGGCTGGTGACGGACAATGCTCTGAAAACGGCGGGGAAGCCAGGCGACAACAAGCCGGTATATCTGATGACTCTAGCAATCCTAGTGGGGAGTGCCGCCTACCAAGCTGGCCTAGATCCGCCGGGTGGATCCTGGCAGAGTTCAGGCGACGGGCACGACGCAGGCCACCCAGCAATGCATGACAACAGGAGGAACCGCTACCTCGCCTTCCTCTACGGCAACACTACCTCTTTTGTGGCCTCCATATCTATCTCATCGAGCTGCTGCTGTTCAGCAGGTCGTTCCCGAATTGCACCTGGTTGA